GATTGGGATATTGTTGACCGAACCCCCTACCAAAAGGATGTGCTGAAAGCCCTGGCAGATGAATGTCATAAACAGGGAATCCGGCTTTTCTTTTATTATTCGCAACTGGACTGGCATCACAACGATTATTATCCGCGCGGCAACACCGGCAAGTCGGCCGGCCGCCCGGATACCGGCAACTGGGATGCTTATATTGATTATATGAACGCTCAGCTCACGGAACTGCTCACCGGCTACGGTGATATAGCCGGTATCTGGTTTGACGGCATGTGGGACAAGCGCGAGGCGGACTGGCGGCTGCAGGAGACCTATTCCCTGATTCATGATCTGCAGCCCGGATGTCTGATCGGGAGCAATCATCACCGGGCGCCCAAGCCGGGTGAGGATATTCAGATGTTTGAAAAAGATCTGCCCGGACAAAACAAGTCCGGTTTCAGTAAAGGTTCCGAGGTGGGCAATCTGCCGCTGGAAACCTGTGAGACCATGAATCACTCCTGGGGATTTAATCTGCAGGACCGGGATTTCAAAACATCGCGCGACCTGATCCATTATCTGGTCAAGGCGGCCTGTCATAATGCCAATTTTCTTTTGAATGTGGGGCCGATGCCGAACGGCAATATTCAACAGGAATGTGTGGATACATTAAAAATTGTCGGCGACTGGATGGATACATACGGGGAAACCCTTTACGGCACCCGCGGCGGCCCGATCCCGCCGGCGGACTGGGGTGGCAGCACCCGAAAAGATGATGTGGTCTATGTGCATATTCTCAACTGGCAGGATGATGCTTTTCTGATAACCGGTCTGGACACGATTCAATCGATTCATCTCTATTCCACGGGCGAAGCGCTGGATTATACACAAACCGAATTCGGGACGGTTGTGGATCTGTCCTATACCGAACCGCTGATTGACCGGGTTTTGACGATTAAAACCGAAAACAAGTGAGATTAAAACATATCAAGGAGCGATTCAATGAGAATGAAAACATTACCGATTTT
The candidate division KSB1 bacterium DNA segment above includes these coding regions:
- a CDS encoding alpha-L-fucosidase, which encodes MSKTMLLSLLVLVFSTTFAQEPAYQPTAENLEAREWFQDAKFGLFVHWGVYSVLGDGEWVMQVQSIPKTPYEKLASFFNPIDFDPAEWVAMVKDAGMKYITITSKHHDGFGMFDSELTDWDIVDRTPYQKDVLKALADECHKQGIRLFFYYSQLDWHHNDYYPRGNTGKSAGRPDTGNWDAYIDYMNAQLTELLTGYGDIAGIWFDGMWDKREADWRLQETYSLIHDLQPGCLIGSNHHRAPKPGEDIQMFEKDLPGQNKSGFSKGSEVGNLPLETCETMNHSWGFNLQDRDFKTSRDLIHYLVKAACHNANFLLNVGPMPNGNIQQECVDTLKIVGDWMDTYGETLYGTRGGPIPPADWGGSTRKDDVVYVHILNWQDDAFLITGLDTIQSIHLYSTGEALDYTQTEFGTVVDLSYTEPLIDRVLTIKTENK